The genomic window AAAAGATTTTAGATAGTAATGAAAATATAAAATCAATTGGTATTGCCAGTACCGGTATAGTGGAAACTGTTACTGGGACATCACTTTGTTCTCCCCAGCGGGAGGATTTAAATGATTTTCCAATCAAAAAGTTTCTTGAAGAAAAATTTAAACTTCCCGTTTATTTAGATGACGTGTGCAGAACGGTGGCTTACGTTGAGCAAAATCACGGAGTGGCAAGAAATTTAAAAGAATTTTTATATTTTTATCTTGATGTGGGGATTGGGTTATCAATAGTAATGGATGGCAAAATTTATCGTGGTCCTTTTGGTATTTCCGGAGAAATTGGACACTTTATAGTTGATGAAAACGGACCGTCCTGTGGTTGTGGAAACCGTGGATGTTTAGAAGTGTATACATCAATTGCTGCGATTATCCGTAATGCCAAAAAGTTTATTGAAAATGGTGTGCAATCGAGCTTGCATAATCAAGAAATAAACATTGAGAATATCATCAATGAAGCCAGAAAGGGAGATAAATTGAGTTATCGGTTGATAACTGAATCGGGTGAACGCATCGGAGCGGTGGCCGCCCAAGTAATTAATTTTACTGGTATACCTCTGATTATTTTTGGTGGTCGGTTAAAACATGCCAATCAATTATTAATTGAGCCAATCCAACATATTATTAAAAAGAATTCTTTGTCGGTACTCAGTCAAAAGTTAGAAATGAGAATTTCTTCTTTAGATGATTGGGCGGGGGCACTTGGTGCCTCAATGCTCTCTTTATTGGAAGTTATTCAATAGAAATAGCATTATTTATCGGATCATATTAGGAACCTTAGATTCTTTTATGAGGGGAGATAGATTCTGCTTAGAGAAATTTTTGTGTCTTGATTGGGAAAGACCATTTACCGGTTATGGATTGAAAAGAAGCAGTGAGATTTTGAGGTCTAAAAATTATAATTAAAGACCTAATCAATGATTTCGATAAAAAGTGATAATAATAAGAATTAAAAAAAGGAGAAGGAGGTTCATATGGAAAGAATAAAGGTAGGAATTATTGGTACCGGTTTTGTTGGAACGGTGCACATTGATGCTTTAAGACGTTTGGGTTTTGTCGAAGTGGTCGCGGTTGCCGAAGCAAATGAGGAATTAGCTCAAAAAAAAGCTGCGGATTTTTTTATCCCTCGTGCTTATGGTAACTATCATGACCTCATCAATGATCCGGATGTTCAAGTTATTCATAACTGCACGCCTAATCATCTTCATCTGGAAATCAATACCGCTATTATTCAAGCCGGTAAACACATCTTCTCCGAAAAACCCTTAGGTATGAATCGCTTTGAATCAAGTAAAATGTTGGAATTAGCTGAAAAATACCGAGTAGTACATGGAGTTAATTTTAACTATAGAATGTATCCTTTAGTCCAAGATATGAAACACCGGATTCAGAAGGGAGAGCTGGGAAAAGTTAATTTAATCCATGGGTCTTATTTGCAAGATTGGCTTTTTTATGAAACCGATTATAACTGGCGCATAGAACCAAAGTATGGTGGAGCAACTCGAGCAATTGGAGATATCGGTTCACACTGGTGTGATCTTGCTCAAACACTAACCGGGCTCAAAATCACCAAGGTATTTGCCGACTTATCAACCGTGATACCAGTGAGGAAAAAATCAAAAATCGTTGAGACTTTTAGTGAAAATCGTGAACCTACCGATTACGAAGAAATACCGATACAGTCAGAGGATTGGGGAGCAGTCTTAATCCGGTTAGAAAATGGAGCTAGCGGGGTTTTCTATGTTTCACAAATAAGTGCGGGAAGAAAATGTTGTTTGAATATCGAAATTGATGGATCAAACCAATCCTTTTATTGGAATCAGGAAGAAGGGGATCGAATGTGGATCGGTTATCGCAACCAACCGAATTCCTATTTCATGAGAGATCCGAATCAGCTTGATCCAAAGTGTCGAGGTTATGTGCTTGCACCAGGCGGACATCCTGAAGGTTGGTTGGATAGCCTTAAAAATAGCCTGCTGGCTTATTATCGTGCAGTTCTTGATGCAAAAAATGCTTCAAACAAAAAGCCTGATTATGCTACTTTTCATGACGGTTATGATATTAGTTGTATCGTCGACGCAATTGTGGAAAGCCAACAAAAAGGAAAATGGGTAAAAGTTGCCCGATAAAGGAGGAAGATCAATGACTGTCAAACCGACTTTTGGAGGACCGGGTTCATATGTAATTGGTGAAGAAGAGAAAAAAGAAGTGATGGATGTTCTAGAGTCGGGATATCTTTTTCGTTATGGTTCAGAAGACGATCCCAGTTTTAAAAAGAAAGTATTTACTCTTGAACAAGAATTTTCTCAGTTGATCGGAGTCAAGCATGCAGTTGCGGTGAATAGCGGAACCAGCGCATTGCTCACCGGTTTGGCTGCTCTTGGTATTGGGCCTGGTGATGAGGTTATCGTTCCCGGATATACCTTTATTGCTTCTATTTCAAGTATTATTGTATCCCGAGCTATTCCTGTTCTGGTCGAAATCGACGAATCACTGACTCTTGACCCTCATGATGTAGAAAAAAAGATTACCAACAAGACGAAAGCCATCATGCCAGTACACATGCTGGGAAATCCTTGCCAGATGGATGCTATCATGGATATCGCCCGACGGCATAGGTTATTGGTCATTGAAGACTGTGCTCAAGCTGCCGGGGCATCCTTCCAAGGGAAGAGAGTTGGGAGCATTGGAGATATTGCTGCTTTCTCGTTGAATGTTTTTAAAACGATCACTGCTGGCGATGGTGGTATTGTAGTGACGGATAACGATGACTATTACGAACGGGCTTTTGGATTTCATGATCAAGGCCACAAACCCATGCGGGCCGGTGTTGAGGTTGGGAAAAGAAGCATTGTAGGGTTGGATCTTCGCATGAACGAATTGACCGGAGCATTTGCTTTAGCCCAGGCTCGAAAAGTGGATAAAATCCTTAAAACGCTTCGAGAAAAGAAGAGTAAGCTAAAAACCGCCTTAGCCAAGATTCCGAATATCGGCTTTAGGACCATAAACGACCAAAATGGAGAATGTGCCACTTTGCTTACTTTACTTTTTAAAGATAAAGCCACAGCAGACGCCTTCGGTGAAAGGGCTGGAACTAAGACCATTGCTCATTCTGGTTGGCATGTTTATAACAATATGGAACAAATTTTACAAAAGAAAACTTCAACCCTCTATCCCTGCCCTTATGAATGTCCGGCTTACGGAAAAGATATTCAATATTATGCTCATATGCTTCCACAAACTGATGCCATCCTTGATCGGGCAATCAATATCAGCGTTGGTGTTGTTGATAAAGGTTTAGGTTCAGGGTTTGGTATCAATATTAATTCGAGTGACGAGGATATTCAAGCAGTAGTAGAGAAAGTTGAAAAAATTATGAAAGAAATTTCATAGAATTATTGGTTTTTTATAGCTTGGAAGATAATTCTTTGTGATTTGGAAATGAATTAAATAGAAGTCAAAAAAAGGAGGTGGTTGGTTATTTAAATTATGAGTGATCAAATGAGGATTAAGGGAAGTAATTAACAAACTAATTTTGATTAAGAATGAGGAGGAAACTATGAAACACAAACTTTCAATATTAATATTTGTTTTCGTTGTAATGAGTCTGGTTTTAAGTTTAACTTTTAGTGCAGTTTCGCAAGAAAAACAAATCGTTCTTGGTACATCAATCATTACTTATGAACATCCCTTTTACATTGATGTTGTAAACGGTATGAAGAAAGCAGCTGAACAAGCTGGCGTCGAAATGTTATTGGATGATCCCAAAACCAAACTCGATGCCCAAGTAAAGGCTTTAGAAACCTATATTACCCGAGGAGTAGATGCAATTGTTCTTTTTGGAGTCGACCCGGAAGGCGTAGTGCCGGTTGTTGAAGAAGCAATTGCCAAGGGAATACCAGTAATCACGGCTGATATGGAGTTAGTAACTGATAAAGTGGTTACTTTTATAGGCTCAGATAATTACCAGATTGGGACCGAAGTTGGAGGGTGGACTAAAGCTTATATTGAAAAAGAAATGGGTGGAAAAGCAAAGATTGGTGTGCTTTGGTGGGCGGTCTCGGTTGCTCAGCAACAACGTACCCAAGGTTTTCTTGATCAAGTCACTCAGTTGCCGGGTGTTGAAATCGTAGCCCAACAAAACGTTGAAGAAGGACTTCGCGAAAACGCCATGACAGTTGCAGAAAATATCATGACCGCGAATAAAGATATTGATTTTCTTTTTGGTGGAAACCAGACCTGTACGATGGGAGCCGTCTCGGCGGTGGAAGCAGCTGGAGCCAATGTAAAAGTAGTTGGTGTAGACATCGATACTGAAATGGTCCAGGCAATTAAAGATGGGAAATTATTTGCTACTGTAGCCCAACAGCCAATTGTTTTAGGATCGACTGCTATTGAAACAGCTTTAAATAAATTAAAAGGCGAAGAAATCCCAAAAAGAATAACCATTCCAGTGCTTTTAGTTTCCCAAGAAAATTTGGAAGAAGCCACTCAAGCATTAGAAATTCTTGACTATTAGTTGGTTTTAGGATGATATAACGGAATAAACCTTGAGGGAGAGAAATGAGTTTTCTCTCCCTCATTTAAATTAAAGGAATAAGAATATCTCTTTCATCACTATTTGTGAAGGAGGATCAACGAAAAACGAGGGATTTAATATGCATGAAGAACCCATTTTAAAAATGAAGAGTATTTCTAAGAAATTTGGATCAGTACAAGCTTTATATCAGGTAGACTTTGAACTTTATCCTAATGAAATACTTGGTTTATTGGGGGATAATGGCGCTGGGAAATCAACCCTAATTAAAATTATTGCTGGTGTTTTTAGTCAAGATGAAGGTGAAATCTTTATTCGTGGTAAATCGGTTACTATTTCTGATCCAGCTGGAGCGAAGGAATTAGGTATTGAAACGGTTTATCAAGATTTAGCTCTGGCCACGAAGCTCAACATTGCTGAAAATATTTTTCTTGGTCGAGAGAAAATGAAAAAATTCCTAAAGACACCCATTCAAATATTAGATAAAAAGCGGATGGAAGCAGAAACCAAACCATTATTAGAAAGATTACGAATTGCTTTAGATCCAAAGTTAAAAGTTGGAACTTTATCTGGAGGACAACGCCAAGCCACTGCTATAGCAAAAAGTGTTTTTTGGGAGGCGAAAATTATCATCATGGATGAGCCGACTGCTGCTTTAGGTGTTGCCGAAACTGCTAAGGTGCGTCAGATCATTTTAGATTTAAAAAAGCACGGAGCGTCAGTGATCCTCATCAGCCATAATCTTGAAGATGTTTTTTCAGTTGCCGATCGCGCTATCGTTTTAAGAGGGGGAATGAGGGTTGGTGATCGAATCATCAAAAATACAACTCGCGATGAAATTGTTAAACTTATGGTTTCAGGTGAACAAAAGCAAGAAATGAATAACGCACCAGCGATTAATGTTGTGAGTTAAAGACTTTAATGAAAAACTATCCTTTTTAGTACATTACAATTGAATGATTAAAAAATGGATGTTTGATTTTGAATAATATCTTTTAGGAGAGAAATTCACTATGAGTCAAGAAAAAAAATCGACTTTGGGCTGGTTTATGTTTCTTTTTGAAAACTATGGTTTATTGCTCGGATTTATTTTTTTATGTTTGTTCTTATCGATTGCTTCTCCTTATTTTCTTACTGTGGAAAATATATTAAATGTTGGGAGACAGATATCTATCACTGCCATAGTAGCTTTTGGTATGACATTTGTAATTACTGCTGCTCAAATTGATTTGAGTGTAGGTTCAGTGATAGCTTTAACCGGCGTAACTGCCGCTGCCTTTCTCCGTCAAGAAAACTATCCACTTGGTTTATGGGTGATCGCCATATTTGCTATAGGGCTCATAATTGGGCTTTTGCATGGTTTTTTTGTTGCCAAGCAAAAAATACCGGCTTTTCTACTTACTTTAGCGACAATGGGTATTCTTCGTGGAATTGGTTTTATCTATACTCAAGGAAGACCGATTTATATAAAATCAGAAAGCTTTCGCTCTTTGGGCCGAGGGTTTATTGGCCCTATTCCTACGCCTATTATTTTGATGCTGGTTATTTGGATTATTTGTTACTTTATTTTTACACAAACAAAATTTGGTAAATATGTATCAGTAGTTGGTGAAAACCAAGAAGTTGCCAGGATATCAGGGATTAATGTCGACAAAATATTTATCTATGTTTTTATTCTTCAGGGAATTCTTGCTGCAATAGGAGGAGCTATTATGGCTTCTCGTCTTGGTACCGGATCTCCACAAGTTGGTCAGGGTGAAGAATTAGATGTCGTTTCAGCAGTTATCCTTGGTGGTACCAGTTTAAATGGAGGAGAAGGAAAGATGTTTGGAACTTTATTAGGAGCTATGATCATAGGCACTCTCCTTAATGGAATGACCTTACTGAATGTATCTCCTTATATTCAAATGGTTATCCGTGGTTTGGTTATTTTAGGGGCAGTTTGGATGAATATGTACCGTTATCGGGTAAAACGTTAAATTTGTTTATTTTCTTTTAAAGTACTGGTTGAAAAAGGCTTATATAAAAAAGGAGATGGAAAAATGAAGTATTTTGAAAACCTACTCCATTCAATAAAAGAGTTGCCAATTTTTGATGTTCATTCTCATATTTCAATCGATCAACCTCAGTGTCGTGACTTGTCCGACATCCTCTTTTATCATTTTATGAGACGGGAGCTTTACTCAGCCGGCCTAAAAGACGATAATTATTTGGTTTCTAATACTCCGTTTGAAGAAAGAATCGGGGAATTTTTTAAATATAAACCTTTGGTTGAAAACACAACTACCTTTT from Candidatus Atribacteria bacterium ADurb.Bin276 includes these protein-coding regions:
- the nagC_8 gene encoding N-acetylglucosamine repressor; the protein is MKNPPKSELIYRIIKENGSLSRNDLSKATGIGILTIAKYVDKLISDGKVAESGWDDKTGGRPARLLSINPNFGKALGIELGGSYINWVISNCVGDIFQSGTIKVQKNEPIKNNLEDQIKKILDSNENIKSIGIASTGIVETVTGTSLCSPQREDLNDFPIKKFLEEKFKLPVYLDDVCRTVAYVEQNHGVARNLKEFLYFYLDVGIGLSIVMDGKIYRGPFGISGEIGHFIVDENGPSCGCGNRGCLEVYTSIAAIIRNAKKFIENGVQSSLHNQEINIENIINEARKGDKLSYRLITESGERIGAVAAQVINFTGIPLIIFGGRLKHANQLLIEPIQHIIKKNSLSVLSQKLEMRISSLDDWAGALGASMLSLLEVIQ
- the rbsA_19 gene encoding Ribose import ATP-binding protein RbsA, which translates into the protein MHEEPILKMKSISKKFGSVQALYQVDFELYPNEILGLLGDNGAGKSTLIKIIAGVFSQDEGEIFIRGKSVTISDPAGAKELGIETVYQDLALATKLNIAENIFLGREKMKKFLKTPIQILDKKRMEAETKPLLERLRIALDPKLKVGTLSGGQRQATAIAKSVFWEAKIIIMDEPTAALGVAETAKVRQIILDLKKHGASVILISHNLEDVFSVADRAIVLRGGMRVGDRIIKNTTRDEIVKLMVSGEQKQEMNNAPAINVVS
- the iolG_3 gene encoding Inositol 2-dehydrogenase — encoded protein: MERIKVGIIGTGFVGTVHIDALRRLGFVEVVAVAEANEELAQKKAADFFIPRAYGNYHDLINDPDVQVIHNCTPNHLHLEINTAIIQAGKHIFSEKPLGMNRFESSKMLELAEKYRVVHGVNFNYRMYPLVQDMKHRIQKGELGKVNLIHGSYLQDWLFYETDYNWRIEPKYGGATRAIGDIGSHWCDLAQTLTGLKITKVFADLSTVIPVRKKSKIVETFSENREPTDYEEIPIQSEDWGAVLIRLENGASGVFYVSQISAGRKCCLNIEIDGSNQSFYWNQEEGDRMWIGYRNQPNSYFMRDPNQLDPKCRGYVLAPGGHPEGWLDSLKNSLLAYYRAVLDAKNASNKKPDYATFHDGYDISCIVDAIVESQQKGKWVKVAR
- the rbsB_7 gene encoding D-ribose-binding periplasmic protein precursor, with product MKHKLSILIFVFVVMSLVLSLTFSAVSQEKQIVLGTSIITYEHPFYIDVVNGMKKAAEQAGVEMLLDDPKTKLDAQVKALETYITRGVDAIVLFGVDPEGVVPVVEEAIAKGIPVITADMELVTDKVVTFIGSDNYQIGTEVGGWTKAYIEKEMGGKAKIGVLWWAVSVAQQQRTQGFLDQVTQLPGVEIVAQQNVEEGLRENAMTVAENIMTANKDIDFLFGGNQTCTMGAVSAVEAAGANVKVVGVDIDTEMVQAIKDGKLFATVAQQPIVLGSTAIETALNKLKGEEIPKRITIPVLLVSQENLEEATQALEILDY
- the rbsC_42 gene encoding Ribose transport system permease protein RbsC, encoding MSQEKKSTLGWFMFLFENYGLLLGFIFLCLFLSIASPYFLTVENILNVGRQISITAIVAFGMTFVITAAQIDLSVGSVIALTGVTAAAFLRQENYPLGLWVIAIFAIGLIIGLLHGFFVAKQKIPAFLLTLATMGILRGIGFIYTQGRPIYIKSESFRSLGRGFIGPIPTPIILMLVIWIICYFIFTQTKFGKYVSVVGENQEVARISGINVDKIFIYVFILQGILAAIGGAIMASRLGTGSPQVGQGEELDVVSAVILGGTSLNGGEGKMFGTLLGAMIIGTLLNGMTLLNVSPYIQMVIRGLVILGAVWMNMYRYRVKR
- the btrR_2 gene encoding L-glutamine:2-deoxy-scyllo-inosose aminotransferase — translated: MTVKPTFGGPGSYVIGEEEKKEVMDVLESGYLFRYGSEDDPSFKKKVFTLEQEFSQLIGVKHAVAVNSGTSALLTGLAALGIGPGDEVIVPGYTFIASISSIIVSRAIPVLVEIDESLTLDPHDVEKKITNKTKAIMPVHMLGNPCQMDAIMDIARRHRLLVIEDCAQAAGASFQGKRVGSIGDIAAFSLNVFKTITAGDGGIVVTDNDDYYERAFGFHDQGHKPMRAGVEVGKRSIVGLDLRMNELTGAFALAQARKVDKILKTLREKKSKLKTALAKIPNIGFRTINDQNGECATLLTLLFKDKATADAFGERAGTKTIAHSGWHVYNNMEQILQKKTSTLYPCPYECPAYGKDIQYYAHMLPQTDAILDRAINISVGVVDKGLGSGFGININSSDEDIQAVVEKVEKIMKEIS